A window of the Microvirga terrae genome harbors these coding sequences:
- the bcsN gene encoding cellulose biosynthesis protein BcsN, which produces MAEVPATRAVVVPPPGGPSVVAVLQQQYQNGLSQEIALSTASRTTGQNAFYVSLLNNTSGSMEIPDTLSLATLTPDRIQREMEERIPGVEMETSLVYVQNRFGPFGFATGHSATGDLCLYAWQRIEPGEPAIFVPGGAVSVRLRLCDADASIDQLLRVFYGYSIAAYYRQESWNPYGTPPSPPASFGGRDAPMYPLSLSDGGGSTTVVRRRIESGENRRSAPAGVPRRAIDKDTVAPATPIPAPLEAAPPAGFPVVPPPPAQ; this is translated from the coding sequence CGTTCCGCCACCTGGCGGTCCTTCTGTCGTTGCTGTCTTGCAGCAGCAATATCAGAATGGTCTCTCGCAGGAGATCGCCCTCTCGACAGCCTCACGGACGACGGGGCAGAACGCCTTCTATGTCAGCCTGCTGAACAATACCTCCGGTAGCATGGAAATTCCCGATACCCTGTCCCTCGCTACCCTAACGCCGGATCGCATTCAGAGAGAGATGGAAGAGCGGATCCCGGGTGTCGAGATGGAAACCTCGCTGGTCTACGTTCAGAACAGGTTTGGGCCCTTCGGCTTCGCCACGGGACATTCCGCCACCGGCGACCTGTGTCTTTATGCTTGGCAGCGGATTGAGCCCGGCGAACCGGCGATCTTCGTGCCAGGTGGTGCTGTCTCGGTCCGGTTGCGTCTCTGCGATGCAGATGCCAGCATCGATCAACTACTGCGGGTCTTCTACGGCTACTCGATCGCAGCCTATTACCGCCAGGAATCGTGGAATCCATATGGAACTCCGCCCTCGCCACCGGCAAGTTTCGGGGGACGGGATGCGCCCATGTACCCCCTAAGCCTCAGTGATGGCGGAGGAAGCACGACGGTTGTCCGCCGGCGGATCGAATCTGGAGAGAACCGCCGGTCCGCTCCTGCAGGCGTGCCAAGGCGGGCTATCGACAAGGATACGGTCGCGCCTGCCACGCCAATCCCCGCTCCCTTGGAAGCGGCGCCGCCGGCCGGGTTCCCGGTCGTCCCGCCACCGCCCGCCCAGTGA